The proteins below are encoded in one region of Pseudomonas entomophila L48:
- the birA gene encoding bifunctional biotin--[acetyl-CoA-carboxylase] ligase/biotin operon repressor BirA encodes MLKLLNLLKDGRFHSGEALGAALGVSRSAVWKQLQHLESDLNLTVHKVRGRGYQLASPLNLLEEQAIVGFSQGEQWPLFIHQDIDSTNAEGLRLAAAEQSAPFVVLAERQSAGRGRRGRQWVSPFAENLYYSVVLRVEGGMRQLEGLSLVVGLAVMRTLQAFGLQDVGLKWPNDVLAGGKKITGILLELVGDPADVCHVVLGIGINVNMQHNDQVDQAWSSMRTQTGKVIDRNHLVALLTKQLQHELARHRRYGFAAFQEEWEQAHLWQGRKVSLVAGNTRIDGVVLGVDGQGGLRLDVDGVEKSYSGGELSLRLRDDS; translated from the coding sequence ATGCTGAAGTTGTTGAATCTCCTCAAGGATGGCCGGTTCCATTCTGGCGAGGCTCTGGGGGCTGCCCTCGGAGTGAGTCGCAGTGCCGTATGGAAGCAGCTACAGCACCTCGAGAGCGATCTGAACCTGACCGTTCACAAGGTTCGTGGGCGTGGCTATCAACTGGCTTCTCCGTTGAACTTGCTGGAAGAGCAGGCAATCGTCGGCTTTTCGCAAGGGGAGCAGTGGCCACTGTTCATACACCAGGATATCGACTCGACCAATGCAGAAGGGCTGCGGCTTGCCGCTGCCGAGCAAAGCGCACCGTTCGTGGTGCTGGCCGAGCGTCAGTCTGCCGGGCGTGGGCGCCGTGGTCGGCAGTGGGTCAGCCCCTTCGCGGAAAACCTCTATTACAGTGTGGTGCTGCGCGTCGAAGGTGGCATGCGTCAGCTGGAAGGGCTGAGTCTGGTCGTCGGCTTGGCTGTCATGCGTACGCTGCAGGCCTTTGGGCTTCAGGACGTGGGGCTCAAGTGGCCCAATGATGTGCTGGCTGGCGGAAAGAAGATCACTGGGATACTGCTCGAACTGGTCGGCGATCCTGCAGATGTCTGTCACGTGGTGCTGGGAATCGGTATCAATGTGAACATGCAGCACAATGACCAGGTCGATCAGGCCTGGTCATCGATGCGGACGCAGACTGGCAAGGTAATCGATCGTAATCATCTGGTCGCTTTGCTTACTAAGCAGCTGCAACATGAGCTGGCTCGTCATCGTCGGTATGGTTTTGCGGCATTCCAGGAGGAGTGGGAGCAGGCGCACCTTTGGCAGGGGCGGAAAGTCTCGCTCGTGGCGGGAAATACCCGGATCGACGGTGTGGTGCTCGGAGTGGACGGTCAGGGCGGACTGCGCCTTGATGTCGATGGTGTGGAAAAGAGCTACAGCGGTGGTGAGCTCAGTCTGAGGTTGCGTGATGATTCTTGA
- a CDS encoding pantothenate kinase, whose product MILELDCGNSFIKWRVIHVADAAIAGGGVVDSDQALLAAVASLTALRLTGCRMVSVRSEEETSSLCALLQGAFAIEVCVAQPVREMAGVRNGYEDYQRLGMDRWLGALGAYHLAKGACLVIDFGTAAKADFVAADGEHLGGYICPGMPLMRSQLRTHTRRIRYDDASAERALNSLEPGRSTVEAVERGCVLMLQGFARTQMEQAGLLLGEDFTVFLTGGDAPLVREAVPQARIVPDLVFVGLAIACPLN is encoded by the coding sequence ATGATTCTTGAGCTCGACTGTGGAAACAGCTTTATAAAGTGGCGTGTCATCCATGTCGCAGATGCCGCTATTGCCGGAGGGGGCGTTGTCGACTCCGACCAGGCGCTGCTGGCTGCGGTCGCCTCGTTAACGGCATTGCGTCTCACCGGTTGCCGAATGGTCAGTGTGCGCAGCGAGGAAGAGACATCATCCTTGTGCGCATTGCTCCAGGGCGCTTTCGCGATAGAGGTGTGCGTGGCGCAGCCGGTAAGGGAAATGGCCGGCGTCCGTAACGGCTATGAGGATTACCAGCGCCTGGGCATGGATCGTTGGCTTGGCGCTCTGGGTGCCTATCACCTGGCGAAAGGGGCCTGCCTGGTCATCGATTTTGGCACTGCGGCCAAGGCCGACTTCGTTGCCGCAGATGGTGAGCACCTGGGAGGGTATATCTGCCCTGGCATGCCATTGATGCGCAGCCAGTTGCGTACTCATACCCGCCGTATTCGCTATGACGATGCTTCCGCCGAGCGAGCGCTGAACAGCCTCGAGCCAGGGCGCTCGACGGTCGAGGCGGTAGAGCGTGGTTGTGTATTGATGCTCCAGGGCTTTGCTCGCACTCAGATGGAGCAAGCAGGTTTGCTTCTGGGGGAGGATTTTACAGTTTTCCTTACTGGGGGTGATGCGCCCCTGGTGCGCGAGGCTGTGCCCCAGGCGCGAATTGTCCCGGACCTGGTATTTGTCGGCTTGGCCATCGCCTGCCCGTTGAATTGA